TGTTGATAATATTTTGACCTTTATCTGTGAGCATAACTCGAACAACTCTTAGATCATTATCATCTCTTCTCTTTTTTACGAGACCTTTTTTTTCAAGTCTTTTAATCCTTTCAGACAGTGTATGTGGGGCATTACCCATATCAAATGCAACTTCTCCGATTGTGGGAGGTTGAACATCGGCAGAAATATTTAATTCTGAGTGATGGTCAAGTTCAATTAAGAGATGAAATTGTTCAAATGTAAAACCATACTTCTGTGCTGTTTCGCGATGTTTCAATCTTATTTGTTTATTAATGGCTTCCCAGTATTTCCAAATTTCAATCATATTTTTCA
This sequence is a window from Methanobacterium sp. SMA-27. Protein-coding genes within it:
- a CDS encoding MarR family winged helix-turn-helix transcriptional regulator, whose protein sequence is MIEIWKYWEAINKQIRLKHRETAQKYGFTFEQFHLLIELDHHSELNISADVQPPTIGEVAFDMGNAPHTLSERIKRLEKKGLVKKRRDDNDLRVVRVMLTDKGQNIINKIKNEAGNIFIYKALEKMDEPSLENLLNGLKQLNNELIRENLDN